DNA from Branchiostoma lanceolatum isolate klBraLanc5 chromosome 6, klBraLanc5.hap2, whole genome shotgun sequence:
TCACGATTTTGACCAAAATGACTATGTTGTCAGGGCAACCGCTGGAACTACGCCCAGGTGACCGTCGCGCCGACCGGGCCATTCCGAGCGGTGTTCGAGGCCAAGAGAGGGAAGGACTACAGGGGAGACATATCCCTGGATGACGTCACTATCACTGAGGGAAAATGTCGGGTGCCAGGTACGTCACCGTAAGGCATTCATCATCGTGTCGGCGGGGTGTTGTTTACACACACTGaaataaataacaaacaaaaaaacaaacaaaaaaacaattaagTTTAAAGAGAATGACGTTTACCCATGCAGAAAACTGAGTCACATTGCAAGTTACCTTGTCAAACAGTTGAAAAGTGCACGGAAAAGTTTACCAGTGCCTCACAGACCGTCTGCCACGCGGCGTCTACGCTAAGGTCACACGACTGGCCAGGAATATCCCAGATTCATTGTGCCGACCAGCCAAAACACGCTCGTATTAAATTTGATTGATTGTAACCGTGGGAGGGCTGCTGCGTCAGTGACTACGTCATCAGTAGTCAGCCCTGCATTCTTTGGCGAGCAAGTCCTGGAACAGACCCACCACGGGATGTGTGTTAATGGAGAGTGACGTCAGTGTCTTCGTTCAAGTTCAGTGGAGCTTTTATTTAGTGAAGACTGAAATACCACACAACCTCGCAGTTGCTGTTCGGGCCGTCGTAGCTTTGGTTGGTTCATTAGCAAACCAAGATAAGAAATTCCCTAGATAGACGTTTCTGTCCACATACAGTTACAGTTGTCAAGTATGGATAGTTTATGCTGTACTCTGTATAACACACTTTCAGTACAAACTACTGGTGCCTACATAAgatagcctgacgaatcgcgctcctagtgccAGCCGGTCCTCTAATTTGTCTAACCCCCATCCCCATcatgggtgggggtcagtaacctccggccgagagcttgtgtaaatacaggctactaCATAAGACATTTCTCGTCTTCGCTATTCCAGAGATCCCGGTACGGCTTGTCAGCCTTGACCCTAGCACAACGACGCCCTCTAGCGGCCGAGTGGAGGTGTTCCATGGCGGTGAATGGGGGACGGTCTGCGACGACTCGTGGGGGAAAAGCCAGGCGGAGGTGGTGTGCCGGGAGCTCGGCTTTCCTGGAGCTGTGGAGGCGATCTGCTGCTCGCTGATTGCAGGTATTATGGTTTTCTATTCTATCTCTTCTCCCTTGTATCGCAGTGACATTTTGTCAAACGCTGTGCTTGTTCATATCCATGGCTCTTAGTCTGAACCCTTTCAAGCGCTACATACTTCAAGAACAAACTAGACAATCCGGACCTAACACCAAGATATAGACACAATGGAAAAAAGACACAAGAACAACTAAATGAGGATGTAGCTGTTACAACTAAGTCTTGTCCCATCATAACTTCTCACTAAACATAACGCATATAACTCCATATATGCATATAATGAGGAATAAACACTGTAATACAGATACTGCTGGCAATTGCTGATGTTTCGTGTAAGCACTTGTTATGCGAATTGATCAGCtagtttttaacattttttcttcttctgtaggACCGGGACGGGGGAAGATCTGGCTTGATAACGTGGAGTGTACGGAGAAGGAGGAATCTCTGTTACACTGTAAACACAACGGCTGGGGGGTGACCAACTGCGGGCACGGCGAGGACGCCGGCGTCATCTGTCAGGAAAAGGTATGGTGAAACTTCGTGATGTCGCCAGAGGGCGCAGTACAGCACGGGTTAACCGTTGATGACAACTTTACTTCAGTGTCAATTTTGTTAAGGTTAGCATCTCCATAAGATCCCCCATAACGAAATGAGCGATATTTCGTCCATTTAAAAGCTGCTGTGAGTTTTCATGACAATCAATAAACTTTATTGAACTAGTTGCATGTTTTTACAGGCGACGATTCCAGAGAGTCAACGTCTAGTGAAACAGTCCACAGCAAGACCCGACGTGACCACGTTGTTCCTTCGCACTCCTCCCAATGCGATAAACATGACGGCAAGGACCATACCGAAAACCACAACACGAGCAACAACAGAAGCCCCAACAACAAGTGCGACTGTTTCCGAAGCCTCTTCTCAAACATTATCAGATGATAGTACACAGCCACCGCTGCCAAACGCGCTCGGAGACGTAACTACAGTAGTACCGCATCGAAATGTAACCGTGGATACCCCTACATCTGCACCTAGTGGAAGCGTTGGAAACGTTATAAACCCTGTGATTCACGACCAGCCGCAGGCACTGCAACAGAGGTTGACGCCTTCTGGTCAGTGGAATATTCAATGAGACCATATTTCTTGATGTCGTTGTTGCCAAGACAGTTTTCACAGAGATGTAGCTACTGAAATTTGTTTACGATCCTATATCATCAGAATTGTACACCTGATGTATTTGCAGGATTAAAAAGAGAATTTAATATAATCATAGCAATTACAGTTTTCATGTGAGTGATGTAAATCTGATCCTACGTAAGATAAGGGAAATGCtacgcccctgaggtgtcgccaaaaatttgattttttttctcttcttttccagACGTTGCGTCGTCTCTGAACGTGACCTGCGCGTCAGgctccatggcggtcaccgcgCCCGTCTCCTCGCTCCGCGCACTGGGTCTCGATCCCAGGAGACTGCACCTCAACGACCCACGCTGCCGTGGGAACGAGGGCCCCACCAAGACGGACTACGTCTTCCGGATTCCGGGTGGGCTGTCCACATGTGGATCTGTCTTGATGGTAAACATTGCATTCAGCGCTATTACAACCGTTTcattgtgacatttttgttttttaaagacACGTTATCTCAGTTAGAACAATGCTTGTTGTTGACCTGTGGTTGCCTTTTTAGCTGTGACAAGATACTACGATATATCCCTCGGCTGAGGGACGGGCCCTGTGTTTTGCCGGGCGGGACAGCATCAAGCACAAGAACCTACCAGACTTGTCCATACGAGGTAGAAACAGTGGCCATGGTATTGTCATTGACAGTGGTTCGGTGGGGGGCTATAGCAACTCCAACCATAGACCACGTGCACAGCATCTTTCTactacagaaacaacaaggaaacttgctgtcctgCGTGTAACCAGGCCTGAGAGGGAGAGATTTACCCTATAATTCAGATCAGAAATAGCATGTGCCTCAGTAAAAATTGACCACAAGTTGAAAGACAATATATCATCTCTTTCAGCAAACGGACGACAGTCTCGTGTACCAGAACGCCATTCAGGGGTCAGACGGGGATGGCGTCATCACCCGCCGCCAAATCAAGCTCAACTTCACCTGTTCTTACAAAATCGACCTGACCGTCAGTCTGGCACAAGCTGTGCACCCCCTCATCAGGTAAATGGTTTCGTCTTAAAGAGAAACACTGGCCATGTCGTCGTGTGTGTACGCAGAATCtcgaaagttttttttttctgatagtTACGATTCTGTGGTGGGAAAGAAAGCATGAAGAATCTATGGTGTTGAAAAGGAAAATGTCAAAAGTGTTTCGTGGTATTTTCCATTGTAAAGTGAAAGAGTGTGGATCTTAACACTATCCTCAACAAAATTTGAGAAATCGAAATTTCCAAATCTTGAGAATGTATGGTGTTGTTTTGACAGTACTGTGTCGTTTGCTGTTGACGGTCACGGCCAATTCACCGCCACGATGGCCCTGTTCAAAGACGCCACCTACCAGCTCCCGTGGGGAGAGGCACCCGTCATCGACGCCGGGGAGGCTGTGTATGTGGGGATCCAGCTGGACAGTGAGGGCAAAGATAACGTTGTCCTAAACACTCGTACCTGCTGGGCAACCCCTACGAACAACCCCAGAGACGACGTCACTTTCAACATTATTGCTAACGGGTGAGAAAATAGGCAATTTCGCATAATATCGTTTAGGAAAACTGTTATCTCGATTATTCTAGGGATGCGTAATGCTCCATTGTGATCATTTCCTCTAAAATACGTTACAGTTGCTCTGCTCAGAAGGACGGCTCTGTCAACATCATGGAAAATGGCGTCTCGCTTCAAAGCAGGTTCCGAGTGCACATGTTCCAGTTCATTTCTTCTCAGTCGGTGTTTCTTCACTGCGACGTTCAAGTCTGCAACAGGACAGACAACAACTCCTGTAAACTGGTAAGGACATGTTGAGCTATAATGTGTGTTTGTAGACGTGTCGATTTCAAAAGTGATCTTAACTCAACACAGAGGTGCCATTCAACCAACTTGTTGTTTGGTGTTGTTTGACAGGGATGCGCCCCGTCGCGAGCAAGGCGCTCACTGCAGGTGGACAGGTTGAAGGACGCTCACATGATCACCAGCGGACCAATCAAAAGGGCGGGATTTGGAGAATATGGCGGGCCTCGACACGGGGACAAACGTCGTACGTGCAAAGCAAATATTCCATTTGCTTCTATGTATATTGCATACTGCAGGCATAGCCCAGAGCAAAAATTCGTCTGTGAAAACCCgtacctttccttggtgctgattaacTTTCCCATCATTTTAACTTTCTTCCTTCTGTTTTTCCAGGTCCCTTCGTAAAGCCAGGAGTTTTCGTTCCTGTCTTACTCATCGTCATCATTCTCCTCTCCATCGCAATCGTCGTCACGGGAATGCTGACCAACAGAAAGAAGCGCCCCCCAGCGGGTCCTCCCAGACTGCTGCGCGTTCGGCACGTCCGGGTCCGACCCGCCCCACCTGAACGGGAGAAACCACCTGAGGAGAGGGAGGAACCGGATGACGAGGATTTTGTCCAACTCATCTAAAACTTTTCAATGATAATTACGATTGTTAAACTTTTATTATTCTGTtatatgcataatttatatattgTATGAACATCTATTTTGGCTACTTCTATTAGGTAGAAGTTGCTCAAACCGATAAAAGGTTAATAATTTAGTAATGCATCACGCGTTGTGTACATAGATTTCTAGTATACTATTTCGAGTTGGGTTTTGTAAGTAAGTGAATAAGTGTATCTTTGTATCCcgtgtaacgttacctttcgTTTTTCGTTGATCATTAGAATCGATCGCGCCCTGTTGATCGTTGTATACGTAAGAAAAGTGGACAATATAGTCTTGTAACCTACtagtactttgaaaaaatttAATTTCTCTGTCGAAACACGCACCCTCGAGTGCATATTTCTTGTAGAAACCGTTTCAAGTTTCCCTCTATTTATGGTCAGGTCAGTTAATAAAATGTTACGGAGACACTGTGTTATTTGTGTGCTTCTACCaacacggtgtgtgtgtgtgtgtgtgtgtgtgtgtgtgtgtgtgtgtgtgtgtgtgtgtgtgtgtgtgagtacatgcatgtgtatgtgtttatgtgtgtatgtgtgagtgcatgcatgtgtatgtgtgaatgcatgcatgtgtgtgtgtgtgtgtgtgtgtgtgtcgttgTGTGTGCTttcgtgtgtgtgagtgtgcatgtgtgtagtTATAGTTATTAACCAGCGAACATATTGTAGAACATGTAGTGTGTACACTGTacaatgatgtgattttatggATTACACTCTTTGGACACTCCAAAACTTATGTGAGCGCGTTTTGAATAGGGAGTACCGAGCGCGCGACGCAATTTGGGAAGATGGCGATATTTGAAAGACGTTCTAGAACGTCAGTAACGTCACTGTGGAACGTCACTGAGGTCACTGTAAAACGTCACCGTCAGCTAGAGATCTCAGAAAGTAAACAAATCAAATAAAGAGAAGAGAGCAGTGATCAGAGAAGTGTTCGCAAGCTTTCAGAAATCTTTCAGCAATTTCTAGTATCAGTATCTGCAAAGATTATCAATCAAGATGGGATGTAACTCCTCCAAGAACAAGGTTAGGCCATTAGATGAGCCTTTACCCCAGAACAAGTCATGGTAAGTGGAACTTAAAAGTGAACAACATGACTAACTTGTTACTTTTAATCCATCACCAAGTTTTCACAATAACATGGGTTTACTACACTTGGTAACATGTGTAGACGTTCAGATAGATTTAGGACTTATGTTTCCAAGTACGTTATACATTTATGAAGCTCAACTTAACTCTTTAGAGCCAATATACCAATTTTAAATCTAAAATTTGAGTATCGGTAGTTGGGCAATGTCAGAATGGTCAAGGTGCTCTTTACATCTACACGGCACTATGATTGTGTTTTGTTGCGTACATGCCCTTTATTCTCATCTGTTTCTTTTACTATATCATGCTATAGAAAGATAAAACTTGGCCTGTCATTGTCTTTTCCCTATACATCCATACTTTGTTCTTCAATAACGATGTTGTTTGATTCTTGTTCTGAACACGCCCATGTGGGGCGAGACAATTAAGACGGCTAAGTCAAAGGCTTTTCTCTGAATGCAGGTTTGGTGCCAACATCAAAGGCCAGGCGAGAAAACTTAGGAGAAAGTTTATCAAGTGTTTTAAGAAAGACGAGAAGAGGTCGAAGAAGGCGGCAGAGACAGCCGAATCAAACGTCAAGGTTACGGCTGATAGAATGGCGTACATGTTCGTTCCCACCACGTTCAAGAACGTGCACATGGATGCCGTGAAACTGATCATCCTGATGATCGCCCTCGCACGGCTTCTCGAGTTCATCTTCGCGATCAACCTGCACAAAGCGTCTCATCGTGAACCCGAGCCGGCCCAGAAGGTCTCAAGATTCCGGGACTTGGCGAAGTACCCGTGCGAGGAGCCCAGCCGGATCCGCCGGTCCCGCGACACTCCGCCTGTGCGTCAGCTCGCCGTGTTGCCGCCTCCTCCCTCTTACAAGTGCAAGCAGACGACAATCGTGAAGAAGACGAGAGACGAAATCCGTCTGGATGAGAACCTGTCGTTGGTAGGGTTCGACCGCGACCCGGTGGCGCGTGATGGCGAGTGCTTCTTTACCGCCGCCGCCAGACAGCTAGGCAGAGGCGACCCCCGTGTCATAACGACCGCACAGCAGTTGCGCCAGGACCTTGTCCGCTACATCCGGGCTGACCCAGACAGGTATTCTGTCGCCGTCCTAGGCGATTCTGAGGCGTTCCTCCAGGAGCTCGAGAGTCTGGCACAGCCGGGCCACTGGTGCTCGAACCTAGCAGACACCCTGCCGTACGTTCTCGCAAACTTCACCGCGAGAGAGGTCAACCTCGTCACGAGCATCCCCAACATGCCGGTAATCACGATCGAACCGGACGGGGACGAGTCCGGCTCCCCGATAGTCATGTCGTACCTTAACGTACCGGGCGGCGAGCACTACGATGCTGTGAAGAGGAAGGATGACTAGAGTGATCTATCAGGACTGTACATGTCAGAGAGGGAAGGAGTACTACTCCGGACGGTGGAACACTCTTAATGTGGCAACAGGAAGAGGAAAGAAGAATAAGAACTCGGGAGAAGGGTCAAGGAAAACCACTCCATAGGCGGCCTCAATATTCTGCCAGAAAAGGAGTGAGTAGTGCTTCGCCTGATGATTGACAAAAGTGTGACATCGGTCGTAGCATGGCGTCAGGAATAAGAGTGGGTCGGGAATACTGTTCCGCAGGTCGGATCAGCAATATGGAAGCTTGACAAAGATACCGCCATGTTAGAGAGAGAGGAGTACCGTACTGCTGCTGCAGAGTGTGGACCGGTCACAGCGTGTGGAGTCAGGAGCTATGAAAGAGGGTTATTCAGGAAGAGGATCGAGACAAATCACCCAACCGTTATACTTAAGTATTATTCCAGGAAAGGAGTGAGGAGTGCTTCAGGGTGCATATGGACCGGTCGCAGTATGTCGTCAGGGGGAGCCTCGGCAGAGGAGTGTGCGGTGCCGATCCAGAGAGTATCAGCCACAACAGCCGTCAGCAAGAAGAGTCCTGTTCCAAGGGGAGGGGATTAGCCACACCATTCTGGAGTAGTGTTGCTCCGGAGTGTACGTTGATCTGTCGCCGCGCCATGGTGCCACGACTTGAGCACTAATCCGGAGTGCACATGTATCAGATGCGCCACTAACTAGTATAGGTATTCAAGCCTACGAACACAATAGGACAGCAAACATATGTATGGTGGATATATAACTATTGTTTGAGTTTTCATGGCTTGCTGTGTCTATCATAACATCCACTTTTCTAGTACAAGTCGATGAGACTTCTAAATAGGATGCACCTTTGTTGTGCGACATACATTCATACTTCTGTGCAATTTGTTCATCCACTTGATCTGTATCATCATGGTTGTATCATTAAAGTATCAGAAACGAAGATTAACTGTTGATTTCTTTGTGAAATGTCTTAGATGTTGTTACGGCAAGTTATAGATATTTTAATGTATACGTAGCATTTTCCAGTAACTTAGTATGTAAGGCATAAACACAGTCGCAACAGAATATCACCTCCATGCGGAGCAGTCGAGTACTTCAAGTAATCTTGTCTCCGCGACGTCAACCCGAAATGCTGATTTGAAACCCACCCCTAGTGACATGAGGAATGTTTGTACCCTGTGTGATTTTAGCTATGCACACGCCACCTCGCGATTAAGGCGCTCACTGCAGATGGACAGGTTGAAGGACGCTAACATGATCACCAGCGGACCAATCAAAAGGGCGGGATTTGGAGAAGATGGCGGGCCTCGACACGGGGACAAACGTCGTACGTGCAATGCAAATATTCTATTTGCTTCTATGTATATCGCATACTGTAGGCATCGCTTAGAGCAAAAATTTGTCCATGAAAACCCgtacctttccttggtgctgattaacTTTCCTATCATTTTAACTTGTCATAACTAAAATAAATCATGTCATATCACACGGCATTTTGTTTGAGTCCGTTATTTGAATATTTAACGAAAGTATGCAGTTCCGCAAACGTCATTTGACAAGCCAGATTACTATGATTTACGTCGAGTAATCATGTCACAACGAA
Protein-coding regions in this window:
- the LOC136437248 gene encoding uncharacterized protein; its protein translation is MLEKCLSSWIYILFCVFLRVVVLDGGVFAEDDLPTPAPKTVLSCDFEKSLCGFKQDRTDDFDWLPRRGKTQTAGTGPAADRTKGDTTGRYFFIESSAPRRPGQVARLLSPTRPADTAQHCLAFYYHMFGIDTGELTVYVEQDKALGSPVWAMAGNQGNRWNYAQVTVAPTGPFRAVFEAKRGKDYRGDISLDDVTITEGKCRVPEIPVRLVSLDPSTTTPSSGRVEVFHGGEWGTVCDDSWGKSQAEVVCRELGFPGAVEAICCSLIAGPGRGKIWLDNVECTEKEESLLHCKHNGWGVTNCGHGEDAGVICQEKATIPESQRLVKQSTARPDVTTLFLRTPPNAINMTARTIPKTTTRATTEAPTTSATVSEASSQTLSDDSTQPPLPNALGDVTTVVPHRNVTVDTPTSAPSGSVGNVINPVIHDQPQALQQRLTPSDVASSLNVTCASGSMAVTAPVSSLRALGLDPRRLHLNDPRCRGNEGPTKTDYVFRIPGGLSTCGSVLMVNIAFSAITTVSFCDKILRYIPRLRDGPCVLPGGTASSTRTYQTCPYEVETVAMQTDDSLVYQNAIQGSDGDGVITRRQIKLNFTCSYKIDLTVSLAQAVHPLIR
- the LOC136437415 gene encoding pancreatic secretory granule membrane major glycoprotein GP2-like, producing the protein MALFKDATYQLPWGEAPVIDAGEAVYVGIQLDSEGKDNVVLNTRTCWATPTNNPRDDVTFNIIANGCSAQKDGSVNIMENGVSLQSRFRVHMFQFISSQSVFLHCDVQVCNRTDNNSCKLGCAPSRARRSLQVDRLKDAHMITSGPIKRAGFGEYGGPRHGDKRRPFVKPGVFVPVLLIVIILLSIAIVVTGMLTNRKKRPPAGPPRLLRVRHVRVRPAPPEREKPPEEREEPDDEDFVQLI